One window of the Ammospiza nelsoni isolate bAmmNel1 chromosome 2, bAmmNel1.pri, whole genome shotgun sequence genome contains the following:
- the SLITRK1 gene encoding SLIT and NTRK-like protein 1, giving the protein MLLWILLLETSLCFAAGNVTGDVCKEKICACNEVEGDLHVDCEKKGFTSLQHFTAPTSQFYHLFLHGNSLTRLFPNEFANFYNAVSLHMENNGLHEIVPGAFLGLQLVKRLHINNNKIKSFRKQTFLGLDDLEYLQADFNLLRDIDPGAFRDLNKLEVLILNDNLISTLPPNVFQYVPITHLDLRGNRLKTLPYEEVLEQIPGIAEILLEDNPWDCTCDLLSLKEWLENIPKNALIGRVICEAPTRLQGKDLNETTEQELCKKNRVDSSLAAPPAEEETCDPGPIPTPFKIHGKEDPATPGSAPNGGTKIPVNWQIKTKPTAAVSTVSAKSKLPATFSCPHICSCDQIPGSGLKVNCNDRNVSSLVDLKPKPSNVQELFLRDNKIHTIRKSHFLDYRKLNLLDLGNNNIATVENNTFKNLFDLRWLYMDSNYLDTLSREKFAGLQNLEYLNVEFNGIQMIMPGTFNAMPKLRVLILNNNLLRSLPVDVFAGVSLSKLSIHNNYFMYLPVAGVLDQLTSITQIDLHGNPWDCTCPIVPFKQWAEMLRPKVIMSDLRCESPEDFFKEDFESLSNDVICPQLKISPTLTSTNKNSTGLTETGTHSNSYLETSRVSISVLVPGLLLVFVTSAFTVVGMLVFILRNRKRSKRRDANSSASEINSLQTVCDSSYWHNGPYSADGAHRVYDCGSHSLSD; this is encoded by the coding sequence atgctgctttggatTCTGTTGCTGGAGACGTctctttgttttgctgctggaaaCGTTACAGGGGACGTTTGCAAAGAGAAGATCTGTGCCTGCAACGAGGTAGAAGGGGATTTGCACGTAGACTGTGAGAAAAAGGGATTTACCAGCCTGCAACATTTCACCGCCCCAACTTCCCAATTTTACCATTTATTCCTGCATGGCAATTCCCTGACTCGACTTTTCCCTAATGAGTTTGCTAACTTTTACAATGCGGTCAGTTTGCACATGGAAAACAACGGTTTGCATGAGATTGTTCCTGGGGCTTtccttgggctgcagctggtGAAACGCTTGCACATAAACAACAACAAGATCAAATCGTTCAGGAAGCAGACTTTCCTGGGGCTGGACGATCTGGAATACCTCCAGGCAGATTTTAATCTGTTGCGGGATATTGACCCGGGAGCATTTAGGGACTTAAACAAGCTAGAGGTGCTGATTTTAAATGACAATCTCATCAGCACCTTGCCCCCCAACGTGTTTCAGTATGTGCCGATCACCCACCTCGACCTCCGGGGAAACCGTCTTAAAACCTTGCCTTACGAGGAGGTCCTGGAACAGATCCCAGGCATTGCTGAAATCCTGCTAGAGGATAACCCCTGGGACTGCACTTGCGATCTGCTGTCGTTGAAAGAATGGCTGGAAAACATACCTAAAAACGCTTTGATCGGCAGAGTGATTTGTGAAGCTCCCACTAGGTTGCAGGGCAAAGATTTAAATGAgaccacagagcaggagctgtgtaaAAAGAACAGAGTAGATTCCAGCCTAGCTGCTCCCCCTGCCGAAGAAGAAACCTGCGATCCTGGTCCCATTCCAACCCCCTTTAAAATACATGGCAAAGAAGACCCTGCCACGCCAGGATCTGCTCCAAACGGAGGTACAAAGATTCCTGTCAACTGGCAAATCAAGACCAAACCCACTGCTGCCGTGTCGACAGTGAGTGCGAAGAGCAAACTACCAGCCACCTTTTCCTGCCCGCACATCTGCAGCTGTGATCAGATCCCTGGCTCAGGTTTAAAGGTTAATTGCAATGATAGGAATGTGAGCAGCTTGGTGGATTTGAAGCCCAAGCCCTCCAACGTGCAGGAGCTGTTTCTGAGAGACAACAAAATACACACCATCAGGAAATCCCACTTTCTGGATTACCGAAAACTTAATTTACTCGATCTGGGCAACAACAACATTGCCACCGTTGAGAACAACACATTCAAGAACCTCTTTGATCTCCGATGGCTCTACATGGATAGCAATTACTTAGACACCCTGTCCCGAGAGAAATTCGCTGGGCTGCAAAACCTGGAGTATCTGAACGTGGAGTTTAATGGGATCCAGATGATCATGCCTGGCACCTTCAATGCGATGCCCAAACTGAGAGTCCTCATCCTCAACAACAACCTGCTGAGGTCTCTCCCAGTAGACGTGTTCGCCGGGGTCTCGCTTTCCAAGCTGAGCATACACAACAATTATTTCATGTACCTCCCGGTGGCGGGGGTGCTGGACCAGCTCACCTCCATCACCCAGATCGACCTGCACGGCAACCCATGGGACTGTACTTGCCCTATCGTGCCTTTCAAACAGTGGGCAGAGATGCTGCGCCCCAAGGTGATTATGAGTGACCTGAGGTGTGAGTCCCCTGAAGATTTCTTCAAGGAGGATTTCGAGTCTCTCTCCAACGATGTGATTTGCCCTCAGTTAAAAATCTCTCCCACATTAACTTCTACTAACAAAAACAGCACCGGGTTGACAGAGACAGGTACTCACTCCAACTCCTACTTGGAGACCAGCCGGGTCTCTATTTCGGTGCTAGTGCCAGGGCTTCTGCTGGTTTTTGTGACCTCTGCCTTCACAGTGGTTGGCATGCTGGTTTTCATCCTGAGGAACAGAAAGCGCTCCAAGAGGAGGGACGCCAACTCCTCTGCATCTGAAATCAACTCCTTGCAGACGGTCTGCGACTCGTCCTACTGGCACAACGGGCCCTACAGCGCCGACGGGGCCCACAGGGTGTACGACTGCGGCTCCCACTCCCTGTCGGACTga